From Delphinus delphis chromosome X, mDelDel1.2, whole genome shotgun sequence, a single genomic window includes:
- the XPNPEP2 gene encoding xaa-Pro aminopeptidase 2, producing MARAPWGCCPWLVLLCACAWGRPKSLDLREDVRNCSISPPYLPVTVVNTTAQLTALRQQMHTQNVAAYIVPDTDAHMSEYIGDYDKRRAWITGFTGSAGIAVVTMGKAALWTDSRYWTQAERQMDCNWELHKEVGTTPVVTWLLTEIPVGGRVGFDPFLFSINSWESYNVALRDSDRELVSITVNLVDLLWGSERPPVPSEPIYALQEAFTGSSWQEKVSGIRSQMKKHREAPTAVLLSALDETAWLFNLRSSDIPYNPFFYSYTLLTDSSIRLFANKSRFSSKTLQYLNSSCTDSMCVQLEDYGQVRDSVQAYTSGAVKIWIGTSYTSYGLYEVIPKEKLIADTYSPVMVTKAVKNSKEQTLLRASHVRDAVAVIRYLVWLEENVPKGTVDEFSGAELLEKFRGEEEFFSGSSFETISASGLNAALAHYSPTKELHRKLSSDEMYLLDSGGQYWDGTTDITRTVHWGTPSAFQKEAYTRVLIGNIDLSRLVFPAATSGRMVEAFARRALWDVGLNYGHGTGHGIGNFLCVHEWPVGFQSGNIAMAKGMFTSIEPGYYQDGEFGIRLEDVALVVEAKTKYPGTYLTFEVVSLVPYDRNLIDVSLLSPEQLQYLNRYYQTIREKVGPELQRRQLLKEFSWLQRHTEPLASRAAPTASLAPLMTVSALTILSWSV from the exons ATGGCCCGGGCTCCCTGGGGATGCTGCCCCTGGCTTGTCCTCCTCTGTG CTTGTGCCTGGGGCCGCCCAAAGTCACTGGACCTGAGAGAGGATGTGAGAAACTGTTCAATCAGCCCTCCG TACCTTCCAGTTACTGTGGTCAATACCACAGCGCAGCTCACAGCCCTCCGCCAGCAGATGCACACCCAGAATGTCGCTGCCTACATCGTCCCGGACACGGATGCTCACATG AGCGAGTACATCGGCGACTATGACAAGAGGCGTGCGTGGATTACAGGCTTTACAGGGTCTGCAG GAATCGCCGTGGTGACCATGGGGAAAGCCGCTCTCTGGACCGACAGCCGCTACTGGACCCAGGCTGAGCGGCAGATGGACTGCAACTGGGAGCTCCATAAGGAAG TTGGCACTACTCCTGTTGTCACCTGGCTCCTCACCGAGATTCCTGTTGGAGGGCGTGTGGGCTTCgaccccttcctcttctccatca ATTCCTGGGAGAGTTATAACGTGGCCCTCCGAGACTCTGACAGAGAGCTGGTGTCCATCACCGTCAACCTTGTGGACCTGCTGTGGGGGTCAGAGAGGCCTCCGGTGCCAAGTGAGCCCATCTATGCCCTGCAGGAGGCATTCACAG GAAGCAGCTGGCAGGAGAAAGTATCTGGCATCCGAAGCCAGATGAAGAAGCATCGTGAGGCCCCAACTGCCGTGCTTCTGTCCGCACTTGATGAGACGGCCT GGCTCTTCAACCTTCGCAGCAGTGACATCCCTTATAACCCCTTCTTCTATTCCTACACGCTGCTTACTGACTCCTCCATCAG GTTATTTGCAAACAAGAGTCGCTTTAGCTCCAAGACCCTGCAGTACCTGAACTCTAGCTGCACGGATTCCATGTGTGTGCAACTCGAAGATTACGGCCAAGTCCGTGACAGCGTCCAGGCTTACACCTCAGGAGCCGTGAAGATCTGGATCGGGACCAGCTACACCTCGTATGGGCTCTATGAAGTGATACCCAAG GAGAAACTCATAGCAGACACCTACTCCCCAGTGATGGTAACCAAGGCGGTGAAAAACAGCAAGGAGCAGACTCTCCTCAGGGCCAGCCAT GTGCGGGATGCTGTGGCTGTGATCCGATACTTGGTCTGGCTGGAGGAGAACGTGCCCAAAGGCACCGTGGATGAGTTCTCAGGGGCAGAGCTGCTGGAGAAGTTCCGAGG AGAAGAAGAGTTCTTCTCCGGATCCAGTTTTGAAACCATCTCTGCTAGTGGCCTGAATGCTGCCCTGGCCCACTACAG ccccaccaAGGAGCTGCACCGCAAGCTGTCCTCAGATGAGATGTACCTGCTGGATTCCGGGGGACAATACTG GGACGGGACAACAGACATCACCAGAACAGTCCACTGGGGCACCCCTTCTGCTTTCCAAAAG GAGGCGTACACCCGCGTGTTGATAGGAAATATTGATCTCTCCAGACTCGTCTTCCCAGCTGCTACATCAG GGCGAATGGTGGAGGCCTTTGCCCGCAGAGCCCTGTGGGATGTTGGCCTCAATTATGGTCATGGGACAGGCCACGGCATTGGCAACTTCCTGTGTGTGCACGAAT GGCCAGTGGGATTCCAGTCTGGCAACATTGCCATGGCCAAGGGCATGTTCACTTCCATCG AACCTGGTTACTATCAGGATGGAGAATTTGGGATCCGTCTTGAAGATGTGGCCCTTGTGGTAGAAGCAAAGACCAAG TACCCAGGGACCTACCTGACTTTTGAAGTGGTGTCGTTGGTGCCCTATGACCGGAACCTCATCGACGTCAGCCTGCTGTCCCCCGAGCAG